The Natrinema amylolyticum genome includes the window GTCATCGAAACCCCTCCGCCGTTCTCTCACTCCCCTAGCCGCTCGTTCGATCAGTTATCGGCCCCCTCGATCGGACGGTCTAACGGCTACTTTCGGGCGAGCGCCTGCCCTTCCCCGAGTCGGGCGACTCACCGCGGTCGCGGTGAGCCGCCTTCCGGCCACCGCACTACTCGTCCGACCAGTCGTTCCGACGATCGCCTTCGTAACGGCTTTTGTCGGGGCGTCGCATCACTCGAGTAATGGACGGACAGGCGTTTCTCGCCGCAACGCTCGTCGCTCACGCCGGCTTCGCGATCGTCGTGGCCATCCACGCGTTCGCGACGGATCGTGACGCCGGCAGGTGGCCATTCGTGACGCTCGCGTTCGGGCTGGCCGGGATCGCTGCCTATTTCTTCTACGACGAATCGAGATAGCGGTCTCTCGCAGTCGCCGAACGCGGACTCGTCTCGAAAACGGATGCGGAGAAAAGCGACGCGATGAATCGGACGATCAGGCCAGGAAGACGTGTCGCGGTCGGTCCGCGAGGACGTCCCGACCGAACTCGACGGTCTCCGAGAAGGCGTCGCTGCGGAAGAACTGCATGGCGTCCTCGCGGGCGTCCCAGCGACTGGCGATGAACATGTCGTTCTCGTCCTCGCGGTTGACCAGCAGGTCGGTCTTGCGGTGACCGTCCATGTCGGCGAGTACCCCGCCGACGTCCTCGAAGGTCCCGACGAAGTCCCCGCGGCGGTCCGGCTTGACGGTGTAGAACATCCCCATCGTTCCCCAGGAGTCGCTATCGTCGTCGCCCGCCTGCCGAACGATTTCGGGGAGATCAGCGAGGAACCCAGCCGCCGTGCTCGCGGCGCGTTCGGTGTCCCAGAGGCTGACGACCGCGGTCTCAGCACCGTCGCCGCCCTCGCCCTCACGGGTTCCCCGCTCGTCATCCCGAGGCAGCTTCGCCGCCTCGCGCGGCTCGTAGACCGCCGTCTTCACGTGCGTATCGTAGTGATCGAAGTTCCCACGGAGGCCGTCGACCTCCTCGAACAGTTCGTCGGGATCGGCAGCGGAGTAGAGAACGACCGCGTGGACGTCCTCGCCGTGGGGCTGGCCCGCGTAGACGCCGATGTCCTCGAGTTCGCTGCGCAGGTCTTCGTCGTCATCGTCGTGCGGGCCATCGGAGCCGCCCTCGTCGCCGTGACTACCCGACTCCGCGTCGCTACCGTGGTGATGACCGTCGGAATCGCCGTGATGATGTCCCTCGGCGTCGCCACCCGCGTGGGCGTGGCCGTGACCGCCGTGTCCCTCGTCCTCCTGGGGAATCGTCTCGCCGGCGAGGAAGGCCCCGAGGTTTTCGGGCGGGAACCGGCGGCCGGAGAGGAACCGACCGAACTCGGCGAAGCGGGAGCTCGAGGGGTCGAAGCGCATCTCGTAGAGCAGTTCCTTCACGTCGGTGGGGTCGTCCCCGAACAGGGTCACGCCCCACTCGAAGTCGTCGAGGCCGATGCTGCCGGAGATGATCTGGGTGACGCGACCGGCGTAGTCTCGCCCGATGTCGCCGTGGGAGGAGAGGTGCTCCGCGCGCTCGTCGAAGGGCAGGTCGTACCAGTTGTCTTCCGGGCCGCGGCGCTTGTCCATCGGGTAGAACGTCACGAACTCGCTGTCCGGAATCTCGGGCTCAAGCCGGGACTCGATATAGCGCTCGAGACCGGTGTCCTCGACCTCGCTGTCCTCGTCGAAGTAGTCCTCGGACATGTAGCCAGAGACCTCCGTCACCGAGAGGTAGGAGTCGGCCCGCTCGGTGAACTCGGCGAGGGCGGTGTGTTCGAACCGCCGCTCGAGCGTGTCGATGTCGGAGAGCGTCGGCCGGAGATGGAGGACGAGCAGGTCGGCCTTGTGGCCCAGCACGGAGAACGTGGCCGATTCGCCTGCGTCGGCGTCGTCGACAGCCTCGGCGGACGCGAGGTAGTCGATTCCCTCGTCGATCGCCTGCGAGCGCCGCCGTTCGGGAGCCGATCGCCAGGCGTCCCAGTCGATCGACCGGAAGTCGTGCAGGACGTACCAGCCCTCGTCGGTCTGTGGTGGTCGCCGTCGTTCCATACTCGCGGGTTGGGACGGGACCGCTAAGAAGGACCGGGTTTCGCCCCGATCCGCTGGCGCTACCGGTGTCGGTCCGTCGTCCGGCGGATCGCCGAACTCGTCGCTGCTCGCCAGTTCGCCGTGTTCGGACGTGACCGAAACGCTTTACGTCTATCCGTTTAACGGACCAGCCGTATGCGGAAAAGTGGGCCGCCGAAAGGACTCATCGCCTATCTCGTCCTCGAACTCCTCGAGGAGAAGCCCCGGTACGGCTACGAGATTCTCAAGGAGATCCGCGAGATCAGCGGCGGTCACTGGGAGCCGTCCTACGGGTCGGTCTATCCGATCCTCTACAAGTTCGAGGAGAAGGGCTGGGCCGAGCGCATCGAGCGCGAGGACGAACCCGACCGGAAGTACTTCGAGCTCACGGACGACGGGCGCGCGGAACTCGAGGAGCGCCGCGAGAGCGGCTCGGAGAAGGCCCGGGACTTCGCGGACGTCATCCTCGGCTTTTTTCACGTCTACGCGGCCTTCTCGACGGACGATCGGTTCGAAATCCCGGAGATGGAGGGAGAGTGGTGTTTCGACGAGGAGTTCAGCCGATGGGTCGTCGAACAGGTCGTGCGCCACTACGAACACTACTTCGAGACCGAGTTCGAACGCATCGAGGAGACGCCCGAGGAATTTTACGACCGCCACGGGATCGATCCCGACGACTCGTAAGCCGCCGCTGGAGCCGATTCTCAGCCCAGCAGTTGCGGGCCGAACAGCAGGAGGACGAAGCTCACGAGCATCGTCACCCCGATCGCCGTCGTTACCATGCGGACCATTCCGCGGGTCGCGTCGACCGGTAGCCGAGAGACGATCGCTTCGGTGCTCGTCCGGAGGATGTGGCCGCCGTCGAGCGGGAACGCCGGGATGCAGTTGAAAAAGCCCAGTTGGACGTTGATCCAGCCGGTCCAGAACAGCAGGTTCGCGAGGAGGAAGACGGTCCCGTCTCCGAGTGCACCGAGCATCCCCTGGACTTCGTAGAAGTTCTGAATCCCGCCGGTGAAGCCGGCGAAATTGAACGGCATCGCACCGCTGACGCCGATAACCGGCAACATGAGCGCGATTCCGATCTTCCCGAGGAAGCTCCCGGTGATCGGACCGAACCGCGTCTCGCCGTCGCCGCCGAGCAGTCCCAGATACTCGCTCGCGGGATAGAGCTGCACGCCGATATCGTTCACCGCGACGCCGGACATCCCCTGATGACCTTGAATCCCGAGGAACCCGCTATCGGATCGCGGATGCTCGTCGAGCGTGACTGTGTACGTCTCGCGTTCGTCGCCGACGTACCCCGCGACCTCGACCTGCTGGTCGGGCTCGCTGTCCTCGAGCAGGGCGGCGAGATCCTCGTAGTTCTGTACCCGTTCGCCGTCGAAGCGGGTAATGACGAAGGTCTCGTCGGTCGGGCCCGTCTCGCGCTCGAGGGGGCCGTCTGCGGCGACGGTCACCGCCGCGCCGACGGTCACCTCGCGCTCGATCCGATCGTCGCCGTCCGCGGGCTCGATCGTCAGCGTGACCCGCTCGCTGTCGCCGACGGCATCGTAGAAGCCGCGTTCGGTCGCGACGGTCCGGCCGTCGACCGCGCGGATCTTGTCACCGACGGCGAGCCCCGTCGGTCCGTTTTCCAGCGCCGTCGTCACGAGCAGCGACCGATCGACGGTCTCCGTGCGCTCGCCGTTGAGTTCGACGCTCACCTGCTCGCCGTCGACGGCCTCGAGCCGGTTCGCGAGGTCGTCGTTGCCCTCGACTGCAGTGCCGTTGATCGCCGTAATACGGTCGTTCGGCTCGATTCCGGCGTCGGCCGCGGGCGAGTCGGGAGCGACGCCGCCGACGGCGGCACCGGGCGCGACGCCGATCGCGCCGACGACCGGGCCGAACAGGAGGGCGAAGGCCAGCAGCGTGATCGCGAAGTTGTTCGTGACGCCGGCCGCGAACATCCGCGTCTGGCCGCCCCGCGAGGCCGACTTGCTGCTCTCCTGGTCCGGTTCGACGAACGCACCGATGGGGAGGAACGCGAGCATCGCGACCCCCATCGAGTCGATATCGATGTCCTCAACGCGACAGAGCAGTCCGTGGCCACCCTCGTGGACGACGAGTCCGACGAGCAGCCCGAAGACGATACCGGGCGTCGCCGACAGCGGCAGAAAGTCGTTGACTCCGGGGATGACGAGAACGTTGTGGGGCTGTCTAGCGGGCGAACTCGCCGGCTGTGGCGAGGAGAGAGCGACCATCGCCACGCGAATCAGCACCGCGAACATGCTGATCATCACGACGATCGCGATGCCGACGCCGAAGTTCGACCACGCCCGCCAGAAGCGCTTCGGTCGCGCGAGCCGGTCGAGAAGCGCCCGGCCGCGTTTCGTGTGGAACGTGAGAATCGGCCCCTGGGTCCCGATATAGTCGGGGAGATACCCCCCGTTTCGGAGCCCGACGACCGCGAGCCAGTAGAGGAGAAGCCCGATCAGAACCCACGTGAGGAGTTCAGAGCCGTAGATTGCGGGCGGCGAGACGACAGCGAGAGAGCCGTGATCCATCGATACTATCTCCGGGCGGCGTTCTCAAATGACTTTTGTCTATTCGGCCGGCCGTTCGGTCCCGCTCAGCGCTCCCGGCGCAGTCGCCCGACGACGAACTCCCGGTCGACCTTCGCGAGGAACGGCCCGAGCTTCGGGCCCTGCTCCTCGTCGAAGAACAGCCGGTATCCGGCCCCGAAGAAGTCGCCGACGTCGACATTGTTGCGCTTTGCGGCCTCGTAGATCTCACCCTGAATGTCCTCGGGATCGTGGCCCTCCTCGATGAAATCGGCCAGTTCCGCGAGCGCGGCCTCGGTGTCGGCATCGAACTCGTGATCCGGAATCTCGGTTCGCTTGAGCTCGTAATCGAACTCGTTGCCCGTCCGGCGCGCCCAATTGCGGGCCTGTTCGACCCGCTCTAGGGCACCCTCGACGGCCCACTCCGGCGCGTCGTCGGGAATGTGTCCTTCACGGCGGGCGATCTCCTCGCGCAGGTCGGGGTCATCGGTCATCCCGAGCACCGCGGCGAAGGTGTAGGGAAGCCGAATCCGCTCTTCGCGCGGCTCCTCGACCACGAACGGGTAGACGCGCTCGGCGAACGCCTGCTCGTCCTCGCTGGCATCGATCTCGCCGAAATAGGTCGCCTCGAGCCGGTCGAACTCATCGACCAGCTGGTCCAATCGCTCGATGCTGAAGTCCCGGGCCTTCGCGGGGTCCTTCGCGAAGAAGTAGCGCAGGACCTCCGGCTCGAGCAGTTCGAGGACGTCCGAGACCAGAATCACGTTCCCCTCGGAGGAGGAGAACGGCTCGCCCTCGAGCGTGAACCACTCGTAGACCATCGGGACCGGCGGCTCGATCTCGAGGACGGTGCGCGCGACGTCCTGTCCGCTGGGCCAGGAGCCCTCGGCGTGGTCCTTGCCGAAGGGTTCGAAGTCGACGCCGAGGAGCTGCCATTGGGCGGGCCACTCGAAGCGCCAGGGGAGTTTCCCCTCGCGAAGCGTCGCGGTGCCCTCGTGGCCGCAGCCGTCGATCGTCTGGTCGCCGGCGTCCATGTCGGTACAGCGGTAGTCGACGGTCGGCTCTGTCTCGCGGGTCGCTTCGCTCCCCGCTCGATCGTCCGAGGCGCTTTGCGCCTCCCCATCCAGATCGACGCTCGTCACCGTCTCGGTGATCTTCCCGCACTCCTCACAGATCGGGTTGAACGGCACGTAATCACCGTTCTCGTCGACCGTGTCCTGATACTTCGAGAGGACCTCGCGTGCGCGCTCCCGGTGCTCGAGGACGAAGCGCGTCACGTCCTCGAACTCGCCGGACTCGTAGAGCTCCGTGTTCGAGACGAGGTCGATCGGCACGTCGACGGCGTCGGCGCTGTCCTGGATGATCGTCGAGAAGTGGTCGCCGTAGGAGTCACAGCAGCCGAAGGGGTCCGGGATGTCGGTGTAGGGCGCGCCGAGGTTGCGGCCGAGCGCGCCGGCGTCGACCTCGCCGAGATCGACGAGGTTCCCCTCGAGGTCACAGAGAGTCCGCGGGAGCTTCCGGAGGGGGTCGCGGTCGTCGGCGGTGAAGACCTGCCTGACCTCGTGGCCCCGGTCGCGCAACACTTCGGCGACGAAGTAGCCGCGCATGATCTCGTTGACGTTACCGAGGTGCGGAACTCCGGAGGGCGAGATGCCGCCCTTGACGACGATCGGCGCTTCGGGATTCCGCTCTTCCACTCGGTCGGCGACCGTATCGGCCCAGAACGCGTGTCGCGTCTCGCTCGCCTCGTCGCTCTGGAGCGTATAGGGACTGATAGCGGCCGACTCCGCCACGTCTTCGGTTTCTCCGTCGGCGTTTCCGTCGGCACTCATCGTTCGTCGGCCGCCCAGTAGGTCGGTTCCGCGCCGGCACCCTCCGGAACGATGTCCGTCCCCTCGTGATCGCCGTGGCGGACGGCGCGGGCGATCCGGTCGGGATCGGTGCCGTCGAGCACGATCGTCCGCATGCCGGAGCGCTCGATGATCTTGGCCGCCAGCAGATCGACGGGTGCCGAGGCCCCGGCGTTCATCTCGAGGCCGGCGATGGCGTCGACCAGGTCCGCGGCGGAGAGACTGTCGTACTTGGTCGCGTCGTCGTCCTCGTTCGGATCGGCGCTGTAGACGCCGGGGACGCTCGTGGCGTAGATAAGCAAGTCGGCGTCGATGTACTCCGCGAGGGCGGCCCCGACCGCGTCGGTCGTCTGCGCCGGCGCGACCCCGCCCATGATACAGATGTCGTCACGGCGGAGTGCCTCGCTCGCCTCTTCGTAATTGAGCGCAGGAGCGGTCACGGACTCTTCGCTCAGCGCGGCGATCAGCAAGCGTGCGTTGAGTCGCGTGACGTCGATCCCGAGCTGATCGAGTTCGATTTCGTTCGCTCCGAGGTCTCGAGCGGCCCCGATATACTCGCGAGCGACGCCGCCGCCCCCGACGACGGCACCGATCCGACACCCCTCCGCGATGAGGTCTTCGATGACGGCCGCGTGCTCGGCCACCCGATCCGCGCCGGGCTCGGGCACGAGGACGCTACCGCCGATAGAGACGACCACTTTCATACTACACCGGTGTAGCGGAGTTGCTATCTTAAGGGTTGTCAACTGCCCGGACGGCGTGGTGACACACCGCTCGAGCCCCGGTCGGGCGTTCGATTTCCGTCCTCGCGAACCCGGCTCTCGCCCTCACTCCTCGAGCGAGAGGACCAGCGCGTCACCGTCGCGGTCGAACTCGGTCCCGAACGGAGCCGATAGCTCCCGCATCCGCTCGCGGGACCACGCGGCGGCCTCCGGGCCGGCCTCGTGGACCGCACAGCCGTCGATCTCGGTCGGGTGCAACCGGAGTTCGGTCGGCCGGCCGTCGGGCGTCACCGCGAGGGCGAACAGGAAGCTCCGGTCGTTTCGCAACTCCTCGTCGACTCGGTAGTCGTCGACGAAGTCGCCCGCGTCGTAGATGATCGGACTGCCCTCGTGAACCTCGATCCCCTGGAAGACGTGGGCGCTGTGGCCGTGGATCACGTCGACGCCGTTCTCGATCAGCCAGCGGCCGAACTCGCGGAACGACTCCGGCGGCTCGGTGACCATGTTCGGCCCCCAGTGCAGCGAGGCGACCAGCAGGTCCGGGTTCGTCTCGCGTGCGCGCTCGAGGACCTCCTGCACGCGCCGTCTCGTCTCCGGGTCGTCGACGTCGTCGTCGGACCGCGTCCGACTGCGCGAGTCGCGTCGCGACTCGTCGATTTCGATCCGGGCCGTTCCCGGCGACTCCTCGTCGGCGGCGTACTCCGGCGTGTTGTCGGTAAACGAGACGACCGCCGCGTCGAGTCCGCCGTCGCCGTCTGCGCGCGATCTCTCGCTATCCGTCTCAGACCGGTGGATCGTTCGCACCGCCGGCTCGAGCGCTTCGTCTCTCGTCTCGCCCGCACCCGCGTGAGCGATTCCGGCGTCGTCGAGCGCGGCGATCGTGTCCCGTAGCGCCACTTCCTCGTAGTCGAGCACGTGGTTGTTCGCCAGCGCACAGACGTCGACGCCCGCTTCCTCGAGGGCGGGTATCGCCCAGTCGGGGTCGGCCCGGAAATGAAACGGGCGGTGCGTGCGCTGCCACTCCCGCCCGCGGGTCGAGAGCACGCACTCGAGGTTGATCACCAGCCCGTCCAGCGCCCGGAGTCGCTCGAGCACGGTCCCCCAGACGGCGTCGACCGACCGGCCGCGCTGGCGGTCGTCGACGAGCCGCCCGAGCATCACGTCGCCCGTGAAGCCGATTCGGAGGGGCATATCGAACGTTCGCGGTGCACGTTCAAAATCCTGGGTCCCGTCGTCGGACCGGCTTCCGGCGTGCGATAGCCGGCCGGCCGCGGCTCCGTCGGGTGGGACTGAAAGGGGCGCGGCCGAGCGGGAGCATCGCGACCGCTCGGCCGCGGGGCTTTCCGGGCGACAGCTACAAAGTCCGACCCGACCATAGCTCGCACATGCACGTACTCGGTGTTCGCGAGGCGGGAGCCGACGACGGGGCGCTCGAGTCGGTCGTCGACCGGGTCGTCGATCGGCTCGCCGAGCGGGGGCGCGTCGGCGTCGTCAGATACGATGCGACGATCGCGGACGGGACGCACGCGCGCGAATCGACAACGACAACGCTCGGGGGCGACGTCACCTACGATCTCGGCGTCGACGGCGACTGGACCGCGTCCGGGACGGGGATGTCCGTCGGCGACGCGCTCGATAGCCTGGCGACCGACTGCGAGTATGCGGTCGTCGTCGGCGTACCGTCGCTCCAGTACCCCTCGATCGTCGTCGGACCGTCCGCCGCTGCCGAGGACGGGGAGACGGTTATCGCCGCCGTCGACGGTCCCAGTGACCTCGAGCTCGACGAGGTCGTGACGGCTCTCGAGGAGGCCGAGCCCCACCAGAGCCTTGAGTCGCTGGTCGCTCGCGTCAAACGATCGCCGCGGGCCGACCGGGCGGGCGCGATCGCGACCTTCACCGGCCGGGTCCGCGCGAAGGACAGCGCGGACGACGCGCCGACCCAGTACCTCGAGTTCGAGAAGTACGAGGGCGTCGCCGACGAGCGAATGGCGGCCCTGGAGACGGATCTCGAGGCTCGAGACGGTATTTTCGAGGTCGAACTCTATCACCGGACGGGGATCGTCGAGGACGGCGAGGACATCGTCTTCGTGGTCGTGCTCGCGGGCCACCGCGAGGAGGCGTTTCGAACCGTCGAAGACGGGATCAACCGGCTGAAAGACGAGGTCCCGCTGTTCAAGAAGGAAGTGACGGTCGAGGACGAGTTCTGGGTCCACGAGCGATCCTGATCGTTACATTCGGTCGTCCACTCGCCGGAAATAGCGAAACGGTCTGTGAAGACGATATTGAATTGACCATTACGATTAGAACGAAAATAATGAGTTAGATCGTATTTTAAAACGTCTCCGAGGTCCTGAGCAATCTATAAATAGTCTCTTAATAGTGAATAAAAGATCTCTTACCCCCCAAATAGCTGAACACAATCGAAACGCCGCTAATCATCCTCCCTTTATAACATATATCCCCGTCAACGGATGGATGTCGATGAGCACGACAGCCCAATCCTCCACGGAAAGCAAGGAACGCCGCCTGAAACGCTACCTGCGCGAACGTGCTGAAGACGGTGAGATGTACTTCAAAGGCAAGTTCATCGCGGACGATGTCGGCATGTCCCCCAAAGAGATCGGCGCGATGATGGTCAAGCTCTCGGACTCCGCCACTGACCTCGAGATCGAGAAGTGGTCGTACACGAGCGCGACCACGTGGCGAGTCGCACCCGCCTGATCGCCGCTCGCGTATCGCGTGTCGATCCGCTCGAGCGATCGTCCCCGCACCCCGCTCTCCCCGCGCCGTGCGTCACCGACGCTATCCGGTGCGGCCCGCCCTGAAATGAGACGGGTCCACGCTGACGTCGCGTCCGAGTGTCCGTCACTGCGGGCACGATGACTAAAACTGCTCACACCGTCACGCAGCAGCCGTGTGATCGGGTGTGTACCGATTTTAGCGGTCTCATCGCTTTCTGTAGTGTCGTCGTCGAACGCCGGAGTATCGACGCTGCGAGCCGCTGCTCGAGAAACGGCCGGCCCTGCCGACGGCAGTCGATTTATACCCGGTGGCGGTGAACCTCCGGTGATGGAGGACATCGATCGGTCCGGATTCGAGACGGCGAGCCGCAGCGGGCGCTCGCCCGAGGACGGGCCCCCGATCGATCGCATTGAATCGGTGTTTGCGGTCTATGAGATCCGGCGAGAGGACGGCCGGATAGTGTACTACGGCGACCCGTTGACGCGTCCCGAGCGGGTGATGCGAGAGCTCTGGTCGGACTTCCACGAGCGCGGGTACGACGCCGAACTCGAGACGCGCCACGGTGAGTACGTCCTCGTCGCCGAGCCGACCAGCGTCGGGATCGACGGGATTCCGTGGACGAACGTACTCCTGTTGCTCGCGACGGTCGTCTCGACCCTGTTCGTGGGCGCGTGGTGGTGGTACCCGTCGCTCGATCCGTTCGCGAATCCGATCGAAACCGTCCACGCGTGGCCCTTCTCGCTGGCGATTCTCGGCGTGCTCGGCGTCCACGAGATGGGACACTACGTCATGAGCCGGTACCACCGGGTGGACGCCTCGCTGCCCTACTTCATCCCGGTTCCGACGCTCATCGGGACGATGGGCGCGGTCATCAAGATGAAAGGGCGGATGCCCGACCGCAAGGCGCTGTTCGATATCGGCGTCGCCGGGCCGCTCGCAGGGTTGGTCGCAACGGTCGCCGTAACCGTGATCGGACTTCACCTGCCGCCGGTGACCGTCGATCCCGCATTACTCCAACATCCCGACGCGATTCGGATCGAGCTCGGCTATCCGCCGCTGCTCGAGTTGATCGCAGCGGGGTTCGATCAGCCGCTGTACCGGAATGACCCGGCGACGGGGGTGAACCCCGTCGTTATCGGGGCGTGGGTCGGCATGTTCGTCACCTTCCTCAATCTGATCCCGGCCGGCCAGCTCGACGGCGGGCACATCCTCCGCGCGATGGTCGGCGAGTTTCAGGAGACCATCGCGGCGCTCGTGCCGGGCGCACTGTTCGCGCTCGCTGGCTACCTCTATTACTTCCAGAACCACAGCCTCAATACGGTCTTCGTCTGGATCCTCTGGGGACTGTTGACGACGCTGTTCGCGTCGATGGGGGCGGCGACCCCCGTTCGAGACGAGCGACTGGACCCCGGCCGGATCGTTCTCGGACTCGTCACGTTCGGATTCGGCCTGCTCTGTTTCATGCCGATTCCGGTCATGATCATCGAGTGACCGATCGGGGTTCGACTCGAATCCGGGCGGTGCCGTCCTACCCGTGCGTGTAGCCGCGATTCGCGAGCACCTCGCCGTCCATCGTTATCCCGTCGACAGCGTCCCGAACCGATCCGAGCACTGACAGCGAGACGTCGGTCGTGTCTCGAACCGCCGGAAGCGCGTCTTCGGGGAGCGTCGCGACGAGTTCGAAGTCCTCGCCGAACGTCGTCGCGAGCTCCAGCGCGTCGTCGTCACCGTCGACGACGTCGCGGACGGCATCGTCGATCGGAATCCGGTCCGATTCGATCGCGAAGCCGCAGTCGCTGGCTTCGGCGAGCTGGTGGAGCGAGCGGGCGAGTCCGTCGCTCGAGTCCATCATCGCGCTCGCGTGCGGCGCGAGCGCTCGGCCGGTCGCGATTCGGGGATCGAACCGAAAGAGATCGTTCGCCCGGTCCGTGTGGCCGCGCTCGAACAGGCGGAGCGCAGCCGCGCTCCGTCCGAGCGTCCCGGTCACGCAGACGACGTCGCCGGGGCGAGCGCCGCTCCGGTGAACGGGGTCGTCGGTCCGACCGATCGCGGTCGTCGTCACGGTGAACTCGTCGTGGCCGTCGAGGTCGCCGCCGACGTACTCGGCGTCGACGCGCGCGCAGACGTCGCTCGCGCCGCGAACGAAGGCGAGCAGTTCGTCGCGGTCGAACGTCGGTGCGGCGTAGGCGGCGACCGCGGCCGTGGCCGGTGCACCCATCGCTGCCACGTCCGACAGCGACGCGCCGATGGCGCGCCAGCCGGCCGTGTATCGGGTCGTTCCGTCCGGAAAATCTGTCCGGTCGTGGAGCATGTCCGTCGTCACGACCAGTCCGTCGACGACGGCCGCGTCGTCGCCGGCCGCCTCGAGTTCGTCCGACAGGAGCCGCAGGGCGGCGCGTTCGTCCATACCCCCCGTTTCGACTCGAGGGCGAAAAACGGTCCGGGCCGCGGACGGCTGCACAGATACGATGGTCTTAAATGCCGCGGACGGAAATCACACGCCAATGGCTACGATGTACGACGTTCCGGCGGACGACCTCATCGAGGCGCTCGCCGACGATCTCTCGGATCGACTCGAGGAACCGGAGTGGGGCACGTTCGCCAAGAGCGGTGTCGCTAATGAGCTGCCACCCGAACAGGAGGACTTCTGGGCGACTCGCGCGGCGAGTCTCCTGCGGAAGGTCTCCGATCGCGGCCCCATCGGCGTCGAGCGACTCTCGACGGAGTACGGCGGTGCGAAGGGCGGCTCCAACCGCTATCGAGTCGCACCCGACAAACGCGCCGACGGCTCGAAGAACCTGATCCGGACCATCCTCCAGCAGCTCGAGGAAGAGGATCTCGTCGAGACCGCCGAGGGCGAGGGTCGCCGGATCACCGCCGAGGGACAGAGCCTGCTCGACGACACCGCCGGTCAGGTTCTCGAAGAGCTCGACCGTCCGGAACTCGAGCGCTACGCGTAAGTGGAGATCTCGTTTTCGCGTCGGTTTCACCGCCCAGAGCCATCGCTCCCGTCGTCCGTAATCATTTTCCGGCGTGGCGGACAAGTACGTGATAACAATGAGTGGCTCACCGGACGAGGAAAAACTCGAGGAACTCCGACAGAAGAAAATGGAGCAGCTACAGGACCGCGCCGAGTCCCAGGGCGAGGGCGGACAGGAAGCAGCCCAGCAGCAGGCCGAGGCCCAGAAGAAGGCCGTACTGCGCCAGCACCTGACCGACGACGCCCGCAAGCGACTCAACACGGTCAAGATGAGCAAGCCCCAGTTCGGCGAGCAGGTCGAGCGACAGGTCGTTAGCCTCGCCCGCAGCGGCCGCATTCAGGGGAAAATCGACGACGACAAGATGAAACAGCTCCTCAAAGAGCTGAAACCCGACTCCCAGAGCTTCGACATTCAGCGCCGGTAATGGAGCTCGGACTGCTCTACAGCGGTGGCAAAGACTCGACGCTCGCCGCGCTCTTGCTCGAGGAGTTTTACGACGTGACGCTGTTGACGGCCCACTTCGGCGTCAGTGACGACTGGAAACACGCCCGCGAGACGGCCGAGGCCGCCGGCTTCGACTTCGAGCGTCTCGAGTGCGACTCGGACGTCGCTCGCGAGGCCGTCGACCGGATCCGCGAGGACGGCTACCCGCGCAACGGCATTCAGCTGGTCCACCAGCACGCTCTCGAGCGGCTCGCGGGCAGAGAGTTCGATGCCATCGCCGACGGGACCCGCCGCGACGACCGCGTCCCGACGGTCTCACGGGCGCAGGCGCAGAGTCTCGAGGATCGCCACACCGTCGACTATATCGCGCCGCTGTCGGGGTTCGGCCGGTCGGCCGTCGACCGGCTGGTGGAGGCGCGACTGGACGTGACCGTCGGGCCGAGCGAGGAGATCGACAGGGCCGATTACGAGGCGGAGCTCCGGGCGCTCATCGCCGACGAAGAGGGACCGGCGGCGATCGCGGACTACTTCCCCGATCACGATCAGACGTA containing:
- a CDS encoding DNA-binding protein — encoded protein: MSGSPDEEKLEELRQKKMEQLQDRAESQGEGGQEAAQQQAEAQKKAVLRQHLTDDARKRLNTVKMSKPQFGEQVERQVVSLARSGRIQGKIDDDKMKQLLKELKPDSQSFDIQRR
- a CDS encoding DUF7411 family protein, with product MELGLLYSGGKDSTLAALLLEEFYDVTLLTAHFGVSDDWKHARETAEAAGFDFERLECDSDVAREAVDRIREDGYPRNGIQLVHQHALERLAGREFDAIADGTRRDDRVPTVSRAQAQSLEDRHTVDYIAPLSGFGRSAVDRLVEARLDVTVGPSEEIDRADYEAELRALIADEEGPAAIADYFPDHDQTYVTKVR